Genomic DNA from Mus caroli chromosome 8, CAROLI_EIJ_v1.1, whole genome shotgun sequence:
GTTGGACCTGAGACCTCACGGGAGCCCGGCTGCATCTTCTCAGTACCTAGGGAGGTCTCCTGGGCAGCACTGGAGTTGCTGGTGGGGACGCATGCTGCACGTCTCTGGGGCCCAGATGCCCGGCACCAGCACAGTTTCAGGAAGGCTGCCCGGAATTTCTGTGACATGAGGCTGTAGATGACAGGGTTGATGGCACTGTTGGCATAGACACAGGTGCGGCAGAACAGCAGGACCCAGGGGTCCAGGAAAGGTCGGGCCAGGAAGGAGTTGAGCAGCACCAGTGTGCGGTAGGGGGTCCAGAGCACTGCAAAGAGCAACACGACCACAGCCAGCATCCTGGTGGCCTACAGAGAGGTAAAGGGGGGAGGCGTGACCGTGAGACACCCACCAGGCATGGGGAGAAGCTGACAACAGGGTTGCTGCATATGTCAGATGCCAAAACCAGAGGGTTAGGGATCTCTCAGAATTGGGCCTCAGACAGTATCAGGACAGTCACCATCCTTTCTTTGTAACAAAAATGTCTTTGTAACACAATTCTGTTATAAGTCCCCAGCCCCAGATAGGGTCCCCACTGTGACTTTTCCCACTTCAAAGCCCCTTCTCTGTTCAGCCTGCCACCTCCCCTTAAGCTTGGCAGCTCCTCTTCCTGGAACGCTTCCATGCTCCCAGCTTGGGTTTCTCCCTTGCCAAGCTCAGGGCTCTATCCATTTGTCACCTGTCAGCAAAGACCCCTGAACTATCCCCTGACTGCTGTTCTCCAGCATCGCTCACTgccatgttttcttccttccttcctggattTGGTTGGGGTTGTGCTTACTTGGTTCTATTGTTGTCTACAAGGAGGGCATCTGACAGCCTTCCCATGTTCTCCTTCCCCATGATCCAGCGCCCACCTGACACATACAAGGGCTTGGCAGGCattggatggatgggtgggtgaatggatggatggatggacagatggatggataaatgggtggggggatgaatagatggatgaggGGGTGGCTggggatgggtagatggataggtggatggatgggtggatagataaatgggtggatgggtagatgggtgggtgggtgggtgggtggatgagtgggtggacggatgggtagatggatgggtgggtgggtgggcgggtggatggatagatgggtagatggatggatgggtggatggacgaACAGAttgatgaatggatgggtggatggatggatgagggggtgggtggggatgggtggatggatgagtgggtggctGAGTGgataaatgggtggatggatggatgagtgtgtggatggatggatggatggatggatggatggacagacagacagatggttgGACAAATAACGGACCAAGTGGCTGCTTTACTTATTTGCTTTCCCAGTTACACCCTatgtattttatcttcttttgcaTATCTGTGCCTCTCCCCATGACTCTCCCCACATGCAACCCCACCTGCACCACAGAGGACCCCTAACCTGCTTCCTGGAGGACATTGAGCTCTTGGACCTAGAGCAGTTGCCTGGTGTACCCTCGCTCTGCCCATGGGGCTGCCTCTCCTTCTGCCAGGCCTCCTGGGACAATGGGCTCTGAAATAAGATCCTCCCGATGAACCCATAGAGCACGAGGGTCCCCAGCAAGGGCGCAATGAAGAAGACAGCGAAGTCCAGCAGGTAGATGGGCAGGTAGAGGCCTCGGGACACCTTGTAGCCACATTCCAGGCGCTGGTTGTCACGGACATTGAGGTCCACCAGGAAGAACCAGAGTAAGCAATAGAGGGACGTGACCCCCCAAATGCCTGCGATGATCCGTCTGGCCCGGGCCACAGTGCACACGGTCTGTGCTCTCATTGGGTGGCAAATGGCGATGTACCTGTAGGACACAAGCAAGGCGTGTTGGCTCCTAAGGACTGCTTGTTGTATGTCTGGGACACCTGTCCCAAACTGAGTCTAGGCAGTAGTGGCTGAGCTGTACTTTGGAAGGGCAGAAGAAAAGGGCTGTAGAGGTTTAGGGCAAGGGCACTTCAAGGACAGGCAGAGCAAAGCCAGCCTCTGGAGAAGAACAAAACAGTCTGAAAATGTCCCGTCCTGTGATCCCCATGCCTTCCAAAGGCACCTTTGTAGTCTAAAGACAACGTGTGTGGTCAAAGCGTTTTGTGCTACCCGCCACCAAAGGCAGGGGTCAGACTGTGCATCACTCGCAGGCAGATGTCTTCACTGCTCACCCTTAGACCCCTGGGGATAATCACATGGTATAGATGAGACATCCCTACGCACATCCAGGGGTTCGGGAAGCAGATGATTCACTGTTTGGATGTGGCAGGTCTGGGCTCTATTCAGATTCTGGGCAGCCCTAAGTAGCTACTGAGTTCAATGCCTCGGCTCCTGCCCATGGGACAGCTAGATTTGACCCAGAATTCAGGCTTCGCTTCAGCATGTTCAACCACTGGACCATCTGTCTCTGGGGTGTTATGGGCAGAGCTAAGGAAGGCACGATGGCGCATTTGTaactccaggactcaggagactgaagcagtgGGGTGACTATGAATTtgagtcagcctcagctacaaagaGAATTCAAGGACAGTTTGACATTCAAGTACATATTCAAAATGAAACCCAGTCTCACAAAatgaacaagcaagcaagcaagcaaataagaaaatcaagctgaagctgtgtgtggtggtgcatgcctttaatcccagcacttgggaggcagaggcaggtggagttctgagttcaaggccagcctggtctccaaagtgagtccaggacagccaaggcgaTAAActttgtcttggaaaaaaaaaaagccaagctgGAAGACACTCCATAGCCGAGCACAGTAGTGGAGGTCTGTTATTTCAGCTTCTTAgggcgctgaggcaggaggattacaaactTATAACCAGCCTCAgcaagtctctgtctcttttaacttttttaaaaaacagattagCGATGTGGCTTGACTAGTCCACGGACAACCCAGGGTTCATCCCCACTAGTGGGGGTGATGAGAAGGACCAGCCAACTGCCTGTGTTCTGGATGGGAGATCTAGACTCAGAGGAAGGCGAGGCTTTTCCTGGATGCCCTACATAAATCTAGAAGCAGATTACATGTCCGCATCTGTGCTGGTTCTCCTGGCACCTCCCAATGGCTCAGCTCCCCTTCTGTTCAGAGGGACCTCAATCTACCAGGAAGTCCTGCTTGAACCCAGGCTCCCAGGATTCAGAAAGACAAGGTgaaagaagagggcatgggatagCCCGTGGGCACTTACCTCTCCACAGTGAAGGCCAGGATGGAGCAGGAGGAGACATTGATGCCTAGGTACTGGAAGTAGGTGATGCCCAAGCAGCCAGCATGTCCATAGATCCAGTGCCCCACCAGGCTGTCAGAGACATTGGGCAGCCCCGCAGCCAGCAGCACAATGAGGTCAGCAAGAGCCAGGCTGACCAGGTAGCAGttggtgggtgtgtgcatgtcacGTGAGGTCAGCACCACCAGGACCACCATGGCATTGCCCACGATGCCCACAGTGCACACCAGGAGGACCAGGAAGACTGAGACTACTTTGTACTCTGGGAGGCCCAGTGTGGTGTCACCGTGATTGAGTGAGACATTGCTGCTGGGACCATCCATCTTGCTGGTGTTTTCTGTGATGCCCTGCTGGCCTTGACCTTGGTAAGTGACCTGTGCctgttctttattatttatttcctttttatttatttattttatgtgcatgggcatTTTaactgaatgtatgtctgtgtatcgtGTGTGTACCTAGTGCCTGGGAAGGCCAAAGGacggcatcagattccctggattggagttacagactccAATCTATAAGTAAGTTGtcatatagatgctgggaattgaacccaggtcctctggaagagcagctggagATGCCATCAGGGCAGTCTATAGGGCATGAGGGATGTTGGGACAGGGCTCAGATAGGAAGGCCAAGAAAGGAGTCAGCGCAGAAATCAGGTGGGTGCATATTTGAGAGTTGAGAAGCTGTAGTTTAAAGCCCTGAGGACCCTCCACTGAGGTGCAGAACAGCAGGCAAGGAGGGCTCTAGAGTCAGGGCTAGGGGTGGAAATAGAGCAGCCATCAGCACAGGGGCATAGATGGATCTTGAGATATCAGCTGCCGCAGCAGTCCTATGATAGATAGTACAAAGTACATGATATAGTCCCAGCCCACAGCTGAGGGTGGGAGGGCtcagctgccaagcctgaagccCAGAGCAACAGAACCAGGCCCTGAGCCTCGTGGACTCTGAGTCTTCCGTTCACCTGCAAGTGTCTGGGGCTCAAGACCCAGTAGACTCAGATGAACCACGAGGAGACGGGTGTGTGTTCTGAGATCCACAGAGTACCAGCTTTCTGGGGATGGCTACAAAGGATTTGTTGGGGATCCAGTTAAGGCAGGCACCAACATGGGAGCTTaaagtgcacatacacattccTGCTACAACTGACATGCAGGGCAAACATACCACACTGCATACAAACAGAACACaagattaaatatatttcatagacACAAACACCACATCTCAACAAACAacacaccaacatacacacacacttctctatGCAACACATTCagcagacagatacacacatacaccaaacactACACTTAGccctacacacccacacacctcaATGCTTGCACCCTGTCAGTGTGATTGCCTGTAGACACTGCAGagcccagcaccatataaacccCAGGACGACCTGAGGCTCGGTCCCACACTGCACTTCGACAGCCCTCAGGACAGGCACCAGAGCATCAGAACAAGGGGGGCCTCGTGGAGAAGCTGACTCCACAGATGCTGCCCACACACAGCTGTATACATGCAGCACAGAGCACATGTGTATAGCCacccagcacacatgcacacacaatgtgCCTGTGCCTCCACACGTGCACTGCACCTGTGCACATGGAAGATGTCTACACCCGCTTGAGCATACATccaggtatgcacacacacacacacacacacacacacacacacacacagaaatacaagcCAAAAATCATACACAACACACAATGACTGCCCACACAGGCATTACAGACCTTACACATGTGTGCAACACATgttctgtgtgcatacatgacaTTTAGCCCTGATGTGAATGCCCTGTGTGCTGTGCTCACAgtataggacacacacacatcccacaggCTGACTTTCCTCAGCCTAGACATATACACCGTCCACCCTCTTATTCCCGCACAGACATATACACCACATGCCTGCTCCTACAGACAAAATACACACAGCTGGGACATTCCTGGCTGGTGGAGCAGAGGAGCAGAGATCTGCAGGCTCTAGCAGCTGCTTCAACCCCAGTAGCTCTTTCTCTACAGCCGGCAAGAAGCTGGAAATCAGGGCTGAATCCAGAGACCTCACAGTGCTCTTCCAGATGTGGGAGCCAGAGCTGCAGAGGCCCACCCCTGACGCCTTACCTCCAGGGACTCTCATTTGCTACCACACCCATTTAGCCCCGATGTGAATGCCCTGTGTACTGTGCCCACAGtatagggcacacacacacacacctcagtgaGGACCACTGCATACAATGTCCCAGCAagaactgccccccccccaatagccCCTAGACCCCCTGAGAAAGTTCTAAGGTCAGAGAACTCACCTAGTGAAGACTCAAtgcattttcctctttccaggttgGGCCaagtgggggggcggggaggggagggataagagaaaggaaggaggggagggagaaaggggggaagcAGAGAATGAATAGAAGGAGGTGGAagtaaggagggaggaagggaggaagagagggagagagggagagagggagagagggagagagagagagagagggagggaggatgccCAAGCTTCAATCATTCCGTGGAAGGCAGCTTCACCTTCTGCTGGCTGCAGTATTACACATGTGCGCGTGTGCACCTCACACAGCCTCACCAACTTCTCCCGGCTCCTCCTCGGCtcccctctcaccctccctctgCAGAGCAGGGAGTCCCAGCGCCAATCTGTACCAAAATCAGCAGCCTAGGTCTCTCCAGCAGGGGGACCGGGAAGGGGGAAGCATGGACACTGTGTCTTCTCGGGTTTGGGTGGGTGAGTGCTCCAGTTCATCTGGCTGGCAGGGAGCAGAGCAATTCTCTACCTGACAGTCAGGAGGAGGACAAAGAGCccagagaggaacctgaggagTGGGGCCAAATCCCCAGTGGCCAGCTAAGACAGCAGCTCCAAGCCAAGCCCCATGGATGACCTAGCCCCAGGGTCCATGAGAGACCAGACTGGGAAGGGGCTAGACTGGGTGGAGGGGCAAGGGGGACTCCATCCATGTGACTCTGAGGAAGCCATTATCCTGACTGGATGAAGACTTTGCATTCAATCttttgggggggtggaggggcgAGCGGGCACCCACACTGTAGTAAATAACCCAGACACCTGACCCATGCTCTGCAGAGGGGACCAACAAACTCACTGGGCCTTCCGAGTAAACTTTGGTGGAATTGTGCCTCAGTTTGACCTTGGGACCCTCGGAGGCGATGTTTACCTCTCGTCCTGGGAAGGAATCTTGGCAGCACAAGTGCGTGCTTCGGAAGGGCGATGATGTCACCCATAATTTGGAGACATGACACAAATTGTTGCATGGGGAGGGGCCAGGTTGTTTACAGAGAAAATCTTGACCTCTTGGTTTATCTGCACAGGGTTTGTGGGAGAGCGACAAGGGAATGGAGATTACTGGGATACCCCAGTCAGGTGAATACGTGATGGGCACGTCTGCGGCATACCTGCCCGATGGGTGGGATTCACATAGCAAGCAGAGATGCTTTGAGAACAGATATTACACGCCCTGGGGGGATGCATCAAGGATGGAGGTATCAGCAAACAGCTGATAGCACAGGCAGcctggagggagacagggagaagaggcTGGCCTTTCTGTATCGGCCCGAGACTTAGCAGTAGAACCAGATGAGAGAGAGTACATGGAGATGTTGGCCTGTTGCTCTTTATGTCtaggagcgggggggggggggggggggggagagcaccTGTATTCGACCAGAACCTATGGGGAAGGAACCTAAAACTGGCAAGGCACTCCTCTGGTCCAGCCTGTAACATAACGGGAAAACCGATATCCTGACACGCAGACCAGGGTCTTAACAACGGTCAGTGTGGAAGACTAAGTGACCAGAACACTGGGTGACAGAGCTGGTGGGACTAGGGAACATTTAGAATGAGCAATGCAGGAATCCTTTGCCACCTGACTTGTGAGGCTTGGGACATGGGGGTCAGACGGCATTAACCTGAATGCTGCGGAAGCGGAGAAGAAGCTGGGCAAGGCGGCTGCCCATCCCCTCCTTGAGTCAAAGGCTTCACAGCACAGAGCAGCGCAGCAGAGTGAGGGGTCAGTCCCTGGTGGGATGGCGCAGAGGAGCTGCTAGGGATACCAGGCTATCTATCCGTAGCCGAGGTCTCCCTGAACATCAGGGACTAGAAAACAGAAGGGGAGACCCTAAGAGAATTGGGCAGGTGGGAGGTGGTGTTAGGGGCCCAGTTCATGAGCCCATCGAGACTTTATTTACGGGAGACCTAAGAGATGGATTCAGCAAGGACAGCGAGACCAGTATGAAGCGCTGCAGCTATGCTGAGCCTCATAATAGGTGGGGACCTAGTCTTAGAGTTTtaccgctgtgaacagacaccatgaccaaggcaactcttataaggacaacatttaattggggctggcttacaggtcagagattcagtccattatcatcaaggcgagagcatggcagcgtccaggcaggcatggtgcaggaggatttGAGAGTTCTACACTTTGTTCAAAGCCCATCTGCTCattgatatacttcctccaacaaagccacgcctactccaacaatagttccactccttgggccaagtatattcaaaccaccacagacctaTATGAACCAGGAGAGGCTTTGGCCCACCTAAATGACTCAATATATAACCTGGTTTTCAAGGTGCTAAAGCAGGTAGGagcaagaaagaggagagagccaAGCAGAAGGGCCTCTCTTGTGCCTCCTGAACACAGGTATAGCTGGATTTGTGTCACACAGGAATCCCTAGGGATAAAATTCATGGGCAACCAAACTCTGGGTTGGTTGGCTGACGTGTGAAGAGCTTTAAGGCAGGCCAGCTACAACTCAACAGAGGAGTAAGGGAAAAAGTGACCAGGAGATGCAGTAGGTTTGCTTGTCCCCCACACTGATAAAGAATGTCccttggagggctggagagatggctcagtggttaagagcactgactgctcttccaaaggtcctgagttcaaaccccagcaactacatggtggctcacaaccatctgtaatgggatctgatgccctcttctggtgtgtctgaagacagctacagtgtacttagatataataataaataaatctttagaacaGAGCAGGCAGGGCCAACtgaagcaagcagaggtcctgaattcaaattcccagcaaccacatgatggcttacaacccattagtacagctacagtgtactcatatatacataaaataaataaataaataaatctttttttaaaaaatgtccctTGGATGGGAGTCTTCCCAGCCACTCCTCAAAGGGATGGGCAAGGTTGAGCTCATCCATGAGGGCCACACAGGATAACAGGAGATGACATATTGATGACTTATTGATCGCTCATCAATAAATATGCAGGTTACACGGGCCCCAGTGGATACTGGAGCAGGATGCAGATTGATTCAGTTATCCCCAAACGCACCAGGGTTGCAGACGGTGGCTGATGGGTATACAGGATAAAACCTGCAGCCATGCTGAGCCTCAAAATGGGTGGGGACCtaatcttagggttttactgctgtgaacagacaccatgaccaaggcaactcttataaggacaacattgcattggggctggcttagggttccagaggttcaggccatttatcatcatggtgggagcatggcagcatcaggcaggcatggtgctggaggagctgagagttctacatcttgttctgaaggggagaagactggcttccaggcagctaggatgaggatcttaaagcccataccctcaatgacacacttcctccaataagaccacacctattccaacaaggccacacctccaaatagtgccattccctgggtccagcatatacaaaccattacattccACTCCGTGACTCCCAAAGAGTGTTCAAACATAGGAGTCTACGGGGGCCACACCTAGacatagcataatacaaaatatatttaatccaacttcaaaagtccccatagtctactaacaatctcaacaatgttaaaagtccaaagtttagccaggcagtggtggtgcacacctttaatcccagcacttgggaggcagaggcaggtggatttctgtgttcaaggccagcctggtgtacagactgagttccagaacagccagggctgcacagaggaaccctgtctcaaaaaaaaaaaaaaatctcttatgagaTTCATCccatcacttaactgtaattcccaagGCAAGACGGGaaatcagctgggcaaactccaaactctgcatctccatgactGATATCAAAGCAGTCTTGAGATCTCCCAACTCCTTTTTCACCTtcaaacttctttcttctgggctggttctactccattagcagctctcctcagcaggtatcccacggctctggcatctcaaacatcttggagtctccaaagcaacttcaatgttacagcttcttgttccaatgtctgggatccacacacgatattctgggctcctccaaagggctggcagcTCTTCTTcagttctgccctctgtagcactctaagctcaggttgatccactccactgctgctgctgttcttggtggccaTCTCATGGTGCTGGTAACTCCAATATGCTGGGATCTTCCTcagcaactaggcttcaccagtagcctctcataggctctcttcatggtgccaagcctcaacttctttgcgtGATCCTCTCAACCCTGGGCCATCagctgcaactgaggctgcatcttcaccaatggccttccttggcctctcacagtgccaagcctcagctgttctccataatgtcttcatttctttagaaccagtaccacctgggtgactcgtacacattaccaagtccagctgctgcacaaggtacaatcttggctatctctgcaacacagcttctttgtgctctcagaaaaacacttcccagaagatttcacttcagtgatgctggtctcttcttaatcaccactaatttcttagctcctgcAAACCAGCAccattgtcccagtagtcccctcctcttcttgaggccagagccacatggccaaagctgctgagttctgctgcttgctggggctggaacatggccccacCTCCAAATCGtgtcactctctgggccaagcatatacaaaccatcacactgataATGAACTTAACCTCaaactgtaacccagccccaaccaaacgtttcctttataagaattgccacagtcacagtgtctcttcacaacaatagaaaccctcactaaggcTCCAAACAGGAGTGGGTCCTGTGGCAACACAAATGAACAGGAACACTATGTAAATTGTTGTGTTGGGTGGAGACGATGCCCCATTTGAGGTACCTGCTGGGCATTTTTGTTTATATCCACAGGCTACTACCATTGTGGTACACGACTATCCTCCTAACCATATAATGATTACCATCTTTGTGCCCACTTGCAAAACCCACCCAAGCTAGGCTTGTTGACTGTTGCTATATCCTCATAGGAGGAAGGGCTGGGAGGGCCAGGGACCCCTTACCAGCCACTCCATGCAGGGAGGAGCTAGGGTATGTCAGCACGAAGATTGAGCATGTTCCATCCGTGCCAGAT
This window encodes:
- the LOC110300777 gene encoding thyrotropin-releasing hormone receptor-like, whose amino-acid sequence is MDGPSSNVSLNHGDTTLGLPEYKVVSVFLVLLVCTVGIVGNAMVVLVVLTSRDMHTPTNCYLVSLALADLIVLLAAGLPNVSDSLVGHWIYGHAGCLGITYFQYLGINVSSCSILAFTVERYIAICHPMRAQTVCTVARARRIIAGIWGVTSLYCLLWFFLVDLNVRDNQRLECGYKVSRGLYLPIYLLDFAVFFIAPLLGTLVLYGFIGRILFQSPLSQEAWQKERQPHGQSEGTPGNCSRSKSSMSSRKQATRMLAVVVLLFAVLWTPYRTLVLLNSFLARPFLDPWVLLFCRTCVYANSAINPVIYSLMSQKFRAAFLKLCWCRASGPQRRAACVPTSNSSAAQETSLGTEKMQPGSREVSGPTAAASLRCQHEPHFSVL